GTCGATCGTCGCCTCGAGCGCCTCGGCGACCGCGGCGTGCCGGCCGGAGAGGTCCGCCGGGCGCAGGTCGGCCAGCACCGCGTCGCGCACCAGCGCGTGGCTCCAGGACCACTCGCCGTCGTCGGTCCGCACCAGCACGCCGGCGGTGCCGGCCAGGGCGAGGGCGTCCGAGGTCTCGAGCACCGGGGTGCCCCAGGCCCGCGCGACGACCTCGGCGTCGAACCGGACCCCGGCCACGGCGGCGAAGCGCAGCGCCTCGGCCGTGTCCTGCGGCAGCGCGGCCAACCGGCGCCGGACGAGCCCGGCCAGCGACGGGGGCGGGTCGGCCGCGGCGGGGTCCCCCGCGCGCAGCAGCTCGACGACGTACAGCGGGTGGCCGCCCGCCCGCTCGTCGAGCCGGGCCAGGGCGACGGCGTCCAGCTCGTGTCCGGTGACGGCCCGGGCCAGGTCCGCCACCTCGCCCGGCGCGAGTCGCTCGAGGTGCAGCTCGGCGCCCCCGGACCGGGCCACGGCCCCGACGAGCCCGGAGACGGCCGCCGCCCCCTCGGGCCGGTGGGTCACCACCAGGGCGAGGGGCACGTCGGCGAGGTGGTCCACGAGGTGGGTCAGCACCCGGAGCGTGGCCGGGTCGCACCAGTGCGCGTCCTCGACGACCAGGAGCAGCGGGGTGTGGCGGACCAGCCCGCGGACCGCGTCGGCCAGACGCGCGGTCTGGGCGAACCGGGCCGCTCCGACCTCGTCCTCGTCGCCGTCGGGCGGCGCGGTCGCGGCGGGGCCGGGGTCGACCGGGCGCGTGACGTCCGCGGCGACGCACAGCTCGTCGACCACCCGGGTCAGGGCGTACAGGGGCGGTGCGTCGTCGCCGTCGACACCTCGCAGCGTGGCGACCGCCGGCGCGCCGGGACCGGCCGAGACCTGCTCGACGAGCTCGGCGACGAGCCGGGACTTGCCGATGCCGGCCTCTCCGGCGACCACGGCGTGGGCCGGGCGGCCCGCGAGCGCGGTCGCGAGGAGGGTGCGCAGCGTCGCCAGCTCGCGGCCGCGCCCGACCAGGCCGCCGGCCCGGACGGGAGCCGACGGGGCCGGAGGGCGGTCACCGGGACCGCCGCCGGTGCCGAGCAGAGCCGGGTCCTGGCGCAGGATGTCGGCCTGGAGCCGCTGCACCGAGGGGCTCGGGTCGATGCCGAGCTCCTCGCCGAGGGTCTCGCGCAGCCGGGCCAGCAGGGCGAGAGCGTCGGCCTGCCGGTCGGTGCGCACCAGCGCGACCGCCCACAGCGCCCAGAGCTGCTCGCGCAGCGGGTGGAGGGCGACGAGCTCCTCCAGGGCCCCCGCGGCCCGGCGCGCGCGGCCCAGGGCCAGGTCGGTGACGACGACCAGCGTGTCGGCGTCGGTGCGGAGCTCCTCGAGCCGGCGCCGCTCCCCGGCCGCAGCCGACTCCTCGTCGAGGTCGGCGTACGCCTCACCCCGCCACAGGGCGAGGGCGGTGAGCAGTTCCTGCTGGACCCGCTCCGCGGTCCCGTGGTCGGCGCCGACGCTGGGACGACCGAGGTCGCCGTGCGCGCGGAGCTCCTTCTCGGCCCGGGCCACGGTCGCGGCGAAGCGCTCGGCGTCGACCTGGTCGCGCGGGACGCTCAGCCGGTAGCCGCCCGCCTCGTGCACGAGCACCTCGGCGGGCGAGCGCGGTCGGCGGTGCGGCTCGAGCAGCCGGCGCAGCGACGCGACGTACCCCTGGAGGGTGTTGGCCGCGCCCGGCGACGGGGCGCCGCGCCACAGCTGGTCGATCAGCCGGTCGGCCGAGACCAGCTGACCGCGCGCCAGGGTCAGCAGCGCCAGCAGGCTGCGCTGACGCTGCGCACTCAGCTCGACCCGCGTCCCGTCGACGCGCAGCGATGTCGCGCCGAGGACATCGACCTCGACGTCGGTCGCCCCCATGGTGGCCCTGCCCTTCGTTACCTTTATGACCGCCATGAGGGTAACGGCGCCGACTGCAGCGCCGCCGCAGTGCGACTGCAGCGCGGGGCGGGAGGGTCGTCTCGACCCCCCGAGACAGGAGCAGACCGTGCCCCGACCACCCCTCTCCGCGACCGCGCCCGGAACCGGTGCCACCTCCTCCACC
This genomic window from Nocardioides anomalus contains:
- a CDS encoding BTAD domain-containing putative transcriptional regulator, which translates into the protein MGATDVEVDVLGATSLRVDGTRVELSAQRQRSLLALLTLARGQLVSADRLIDQLWRGAPSPGAANTLQGYVASLRRLLEPHRRPRSPAEVLVHEAGGYRLSVPRDQVDAERFAATVARAEKELRAHGDLGRPSVGADHGTAERVQQELLTALALWRGEAYADLDEESAAAGERRRLEELRTDADTLVVVTDLALGRARRAAGALEELVALHPLREQLWALWAVALVRTDRQADALALLARLRETLGEELGIDPSPSVQRLQADILRQDPALLGTGGGPGDRPPAPSAPVRAGGLVGRGRELATLRTLLATALAGRPAHAVVAGEAGIGKSRLVAELVEQVSAGPGAPAVATLRGVDGDDAPPLYALTRVVDELCVAADVTRPVDPGPAATAPPDGDEDEVGAARFAQTARLADAVRGLVRHTPLLLVVEDAHWCDPATLRVLTHLVDHLADVPLALVVTHRPEGAAAVSGLVGAVARSGGAELHLERLAPGEVADLARAVTGHELDAVALARLDERAGGHPLYVVELLRAGDPAAADPPPSLAGLVRRRLAALPQDTAEALRFAAVAGVRFDAEVVARAWGTPVLETSDALALAGTAGVLVRTDDGEWSWSHALVRDAVLADLRPADLSGRHAAVAEALEATIDPVRRAAAAAHWRAAGTAYAARAWRSTSATAERARRVFAHDDEARLLRDALAAHRLDVEGDDDQRFDLLERLAAACRHADDWDGAALAVTEAIAVAERMDRPDLVARAATSLPEGSIWHVQRYGTVAADLVHALRRSLGLVDPADRALRCRILLSIAVQSFYIASPDELEALTDAALALADQLDDDALTCVALQQAYSACWRPATAAWRLEAAERALLLARSGGHVRHEVTCATFRAISLVETGQVERARAELPRTLALAEQHGQVTPLVTLLLLHTPLLLMAGRDAEADRALAQVHELRERLTMSNLTSAAASLQLLRMTWRGETEAFAAALGHLEGHPEVPLEMLVAVAMLRLGLDDAAEALLSSFPVPDPDETYMGMVVAAMSAELALRRGDADLAARAYRWLAPYAGQMAAAGSTAALGPVDAFLALAAAASGRTPEAAAHAEAALALCAQWGLPRPARWLLGLREQHVF